A stretch of Candidatus Dormiibacterota bacterium DNA encodes these proteins:
- a CDS encoding Flp family type IVb pilin: protein MKQLIAVFHKDDEGATMVEYGLIVALIAVVCIAAVALIGTRLTGLFTTVAGSV, encoded by the coding sequence ATGAAACAGTTAATCGCCGTATTCCACAAAGACGATGAAGGCGCGACCATGGTCGAATACGGTCTTATCGTCGCACTCATCGCGGTCGTCTGCATCGCGGCAGTTGCCCTGATCGGTACCCGTCTTACCGGTCTGTTCACCACCGTCGCGGGCTCAGTCTAA
- a CDS encoding prepilin peptidase — MQFIPVILLVATAAAAISDLSTGRISNWLSYSLAALAFVLYAAQGPIPGAIALLVMIGVLAASLPLFAFGLLRGGDVKMIVACSALVSYHYFWQFILYTMFAGGLLALFVAWRSGSLRRSFQSVGSTLHPLLVGVVPRSLPFTTAKIPYGVAIFGGASLTALAMTAIPALRL, encoded by the coding sequence ATGCAATTCATTCCAGTTATTCTGCTCGTCGCTACCGCGGCGGCGGCGATCTCCGATCTCAGCACGGGCAGAATTTCGAATTGGCTCAGCTATTCGCTGGCAGCCCTGGCTTTCGTGCTCTACGCCGCACAGGGGCCGATACCCGGAGCGATCGCGCTGCTGGTGATGATCGGCGTCCTTGCCGCGAGCCTTCCGCTTTTCGCATTCGGGCTGTTGCGCGGCGGCGACGTCAAGATGATCGTCGCATGCAGCGCCCTGGTGTCCTATCACTATTTTTGGCAATTCATTTTATACACGATGTTTGCGGGTGGACTGTTGGCTCTCTTCGTCGCATGGCGTTCGGGTAGCCTACGCCGATCGTTTCAATCGGTCGGCAGCACGCTGCATCCGTTACTCGTCGGCGTCGTGCCGAGGTCGTTGCCTTTCACTACGGCCAAAATTCCCTATGGGGTCGCCATATTCGGCGGCGCCTCTCTCACCGCATTAGCGATGACCGCCATCCCGGCATTGAGGCTGTAA